From Apium graveolens cultivar Ventura chromosome 9, ASM990537v1, whole genome shotgun sequence, the proteins below share one genomic window:
- the LOC141685561 gene encoding uncharacterized protein LOC141685561, with product MKLDFLTTNNETKYEALIASLGLAGMLRDKNLNVCGDSKLMISHVKGEFEARDETMAKYVRLVRAMITQFDECHVEHIPREENVKDDALSKFALLEVEESSGCVYFYVLKKHSIDMKLVSPILLGKSWICPINNHFRTGWLLTDVTKARKLAVQALRCSLIDGILYKRSYAVPYLR from the coding sequence atgaagttagattttcTAACTACAAATAATGAAACTAAGTATGAAGCTCTAATAGCTAGCCTTGGCCTAGCAGGGATGTTGAGAGACAAAAACTTGAATGTTTGTGGAGATTCAAAACTTATGATATCCCatgtcaagggagagtttgaagCAAGAGATGAAACAATGGCAAAGTATGTACGCCTGGTGAGAGCTATGATAACACAATTCGATGAGTGCCATGTAGAGCACATCCCAAGAGAGGAAAATGTTAAGGATGATGCATTGTCCAAGTTTGCTTTGTTAGAGGTAGAAGAAAGTTCTGGGTGCGTGTATTTTTATGTTTTGAAAAAACACAGCATAGATATGAAGCTTGTTTCCCCTATATTGCTTGGGAAATCATGGATATGTCCCATTAATAACCATTTCCGAACTGGTTGGCTCCTGACTGATGTGACAAAAGCACGAAAATTGGCTGTACAAGCACTGAGATGTTCTTTGATTGATGGAATTTTATACAAGAGGTCTTATGCGGTTCCCTACCTGAGATGA